Proteins encoded together in one Balaenoptera musculus isolate JJ_BM4_2016_0621 chromosome 6, mBalMus1.pri.v3, whole genome shotgun sequence window:
- the LOC118897542 gene encoding phytanoyl-CoA hydroxylase-interacting protein, giving the protein MELLSTPHSIEVSNITCDSFRISWAMENSDLERVTHYFIDLNKKENKNSNKFKHRDVPTKLVAKAVPLPMTVRGHWFLSPRTEYSVAVQTAVKQSDGEYLVSGWSETVEFCTGDYAKEHLAQLQEKAEQIAGRMLRFSVFYRNHHKEYFQHARTHCGNMLQPYLKDNSGSHGSPTSGMLHGVFFSCNTEFNTGQPPQDSPYGRWRFQIPAQRLFNPSTNLYFADFYCMYTAYHYAILVLAPKGSLGDRFCRDRLPLLDIACNKFLTCSVEDGELVFRHAQDLILEIIYTEPVDLSLGTLGEISGHQLMSLSTADAKKDPSCKTCNISVGR; this is encoded by the exons ATGGAGCTGCTGTCCACGCCCCACAGCATCGAGGTCAGCAACATCACCTGTGACTCCTTTCGCATCTCCTGGGCCATGGAGAACAGTGACCTGGAGAGGGTCACCCACTACTTCATTGACCTGAACAAGAAAGAGAATAAGAACTCCAACAAGTTCAAGCACCGG GATGTCCCCACCAAGCTCGTGGCCAAGGCCGTGCCGCTGCCCATGACGGTGAGAGGCCACTGGTTCCTGAGCCCCCGCACGGAGTACAGTGTGGCAGTGCAGACCGCCGTGAAGCAGAGCGACGGGGAGTACCTCGTGTCTGGCTGGAGCGAGACGGTCGAGTTCTGCACTGGGG ATTATGCCAAGGAACACCTGGCCCAGTTGCAGGAGAAGGCCGAGCAGATCGCAGGCCGCATGCTCCGCTTCTCCGTCTTCTACCGCAACCATCACAAGGAGTACTTCCAGCACGCCAG GACCCACTGCGGGAACATGCTGCAGCCCTACCTGAAGGACAACAGTGGCAGCCATGGCTCCCCGACCAGCGGCATGCTCCACGGGGTCTTCTTCAGCTGCAACACGGAGTTCAACACAGGCCAGCCCCCGCAGGACTCCCCCTACGGCCGCTGGCGCTTCCAGATCCCTGCCCAGCGCCTTTTCAACCCCAGCACCAACCTCTACTTTGCGGACTTCTACTGTATGTACACGGCCTACCACTATGCCATCCTGGTGCTGGCCCCCAAGGGTTCCCTGGGGGATCGCTTCTGCCGTGACCGCCTGCCCCTCCTGGACATTGCCTGCAACAAGTTCCTGACCTGCAGCGTGGAGGATGGGGAGCTGGTCTTCCGCCATGCCCAGGACCTCATCCTGGAGATCATCTACACCGAGCCTGTCGACCTGTCCCTGGGCACCCTGGGGGAGATCAGCGGGCACCAGCTCATGAGCCTGTCCACTGCTGACGCCAAGAAAGACCCCAGCTGCAAGACCTGCAACATCAGCGTGGGCCGCTAG